In a single window of the Gossypium hirsutum isolate 1008001.06 chromosome A13, Gossypium_hirsutum_v2.1, whole genome shotgun sequence genome:
- the LOC107913521 gene encoding zinc finger protein 4, with translation MTLPNLGLESENDSEASSQVASNISAHEASPDPSKDTTTTTSCLSNPGMVQPDSVSVSLDLTLHFSANDAEMKGATGETMGTNSLSTPRVFSCNYCRRKFYSSQALGGHQNAHKRERTMAKRAMRMGLLSDRYTSLASLPLHGSAFRSLGIKAHSAMHQGMLPSSQRPGDTRSGARFDQGCFGMPIFMEDEEVDLYWPGSFRQVNEERVGSNQAMDLGQNPTQNSNIGFIAMATPPRTDASSPLDLTLKL, from the coding sequence ATGACACTGCCGAATCTTGGGTTAGAATCTGAAAACGATTCTGAAGCAAGTAGCCAAGTGGCTTCCAACATATCTGCACATGAGGCATCCCCTGATCCCTCGAAGGATACCACAACCACTACTTCATGCCTCTCGAATCCTGGAATGGTTCAACCAGATTCAGTGTCTGTTTCCCTTGACCTGACTCTGCACTTCAGTGCCAATGATGCTGAGATGAAGGGTGCCACTGGTGAGACTATGGGGACCAACAGTTTGTCAACACCGAGGGTTTTCTCTTGTAATTACTGCAGGCGCAAGTTCTATAGTTCACAAGCACTGGGTGGACACCAGAATGCTCACAAGAGGGAGAGAACAATGGCAAAGCGTGCAATGCGGATGGGGTTATTATCCGATAGGTATACAAGCTTAGCATCTCTGCCTCTCCATGGTTCAGCATTTCGGTCCCTTGGGATCAAAGCTCATTCCGCAATGCACCAAGGAATGTTGCCATCATCCCAAAGACCGGGAGATACAAGAAGTGGGGCACGGTTCGATCAAGGGTGTTTCGGGATGCCGATATTCATGGAAGATGAGGAGGTAGACTTGTATTGGCCAGGGAGTTTCAGGCAGGTGAATGAAGAAAGAGTTGGGAGTAACCAAGCTATGGATTTGGGTCAAAATccaactcaaaattcaaatatagGTTTTATAGCAATGGCAACACCACCAAGAACAGATGCATCATCTCCACTGGATCTCACTTTGAAGCTCTAA
- the LOC107913522 gene encoding protein OBERON 3: MFGEKDLSSNLPCVGDESSQSKLSRLFQNKESSVEKVSFVEKGIDFLRESKVGLDGGYPLPRSSKPGISGSQELTLSYLCENPKLGFCSEKTQTLLEKVTSYKGKEVVDSENTHQDEKWVERDFLNLSESKGISAKRDVEDDFQERETSHREKKPKLETLNLSLALPDVSLSLTASNALQNGDPSQHRSRPSRSVQSLAPSTNNKQTTCSNDFTAASLSYSYSVPYSHNPSCSLTRNSTENYEYSVGKDDQIWCGGEGTNGSVHSRFRPIGDGVALASAGAGAGFSMMQVNRHVNKDSCNSLHRTSSSDNHSFFPSELLAKPRIDNHSEDSRRKDSENWRVLESMDGGRSRKISRPEKILLEIVSESIPAMAQIMQELPEETLESTKEYLRNLIGNPEWKEELVGLQNRLDRRSDLSKETLSKCHKDQLAILVAVKMGLKSFLSGKVGLPMTELLEIFLFMRCRNLTCKSVLPVDDCDCKICSGNKGFCSSCMCPICLNFDCANNTCSWVGCDVCSHWCHAACGIQRNLIKPGPSIKGPSGAMQFHCIGCGHASEMFGFVKDVFLYCAKNWVLETLTKELDCVRKIFRGSDDSKDKELYVKADELCSRLQNKMMSASDACSIIIQFFNYSDGLSDFPTSGACSKELTTTQVDLRKDESSVTPGASLPQKLVFYSTSSASGHDLLPNEHRRKDLKASLMNDLKSEDEYRFGRSSNNDGFDSLESMVRIKEAEAILFQSKADEARREVESYMRMIRAKSEKLEEEYAEKLSRLCLQETEERRRNKMEELKVLEHSQCDYYKMKLRMQAEIASLLERMEATKQQWV, from the exons ATGTTTGGAGAGAAAGATCTCTCAAGTAATCTCCCTTGTGTAGGAGATGAAAGCTCTCAAAGCAAGCTTTCACGTTTGTTTCAAAACAAGGAGAGTTCAGTTGAGAAAGTGAGTTTTGTAGAGAAGGGTATTGATTTTCTTAGAGAATCAAAGGTGGGTCTTGATGGAGGTTACCCTTTACCAAGATCTTCCAAGCCTGGGATTTCTGGCTCCCAAGAACTCACTCTTAGCTACCTCTGTGAGAACCCTAAACTGGGTTTTTGTTCTGAGAAGACCCAAACCCTGTTGGAAAAAGTTACTAGCTACAAAGGGAAAGAAGTTGTTGATTCTGAGAACACACATCAAGATGAGAAATGGGTTGAAAGAGATTTCCTGAATTTGAGTGAAAGTAAAGGGATTTCTGCCAAAAGAGATGTAGAGGATGATTTTCAAGAAAGAGAGACTAGTCATAGGGAGAAAAAGCCAAAGCTTGAGACTTTGAATCTATCTCTAGCTTTACCCGATGTCTCTCTCTCTTTAACTGCATCGAATGCTTTGCAAAATGGTGATCCTTCGCAACATCGGTCTAGGCCTAGTAGGAGTGTACAGTCCTTGGCACCATCAACCAATAACAAGCAAACTACTTGTTCTAATGATTTCACTGCTGCTTCATTGTCATACTCTTATTCTGTGCCGTATTCACACAATCCTAGCTGCTCCTTAACACGGAATTCTACTGAGAATTATGAGTATTCTGTGGGGAAAGATGATCAAATTTGGTGTGGTGGTGAAGGTACTAATGGATCCGTGCATAGTCGTTTTAGGCCAATTGGTGATGGAGTTGCTTTGGCCAGTGCTGGTGCTGGTGCTGGGTTTTCCATGATGCAGGTTAACCGTCATGTGAATAAAGATTCGTGCAATAGTCTTCATAGGACCTCTAGTTCAGATAATCATTCATTTTTCCCATCTGAATTGCTTGCTAAGCCTCGCATAGATAATCATTCAGAGGATTCAAGGAGAAAGGATTCAGAGAATTGGAGAGTTTTGGAGAGTATGGATGGAGGGAGATCCAGGAAGATTTCTAGACCGGAAAAAATTCTTCTTGAGATTGTGTCTGAGTCGATTCCTGCCATGGCTCAAATAATGCAGGAGCTGCCTGAAGAAACCCTCGAATCGACCAAAGAATACTTGAGGAATCTTATTGGAAACCCAGAGTGGAAGGAAGAATTAGTTGGACTTCAAAATCGACTTGACAGGAGATCTGATCTTAGCAAGGAGACTCTCTCAAAGTGCCATAAGGATCAGCTAGCAATCTTAGTTGCAGTGAAAATGGGCCTGAAAAGCTTCTTGTCCGGGAAAGTAGGACTTCCCATGACCGAGCTGCTGGAGATTTTCTTGTTTATGAGATGTAGGAATCTGACTTGCAAGAGTGTACTACCTGTTGATGACTGTGATTGCAAGATATGCTCAGGAAATAAAGGGTTTTGTAGTTCTTGTATGTGTCCTATTTGCTTGAATTTCGATTGTGCTAACAATACTTGCAGTTGGGTTGGTTGCGATGTTTGTTCCCATTGGTGCCATGCTGCCTGTGGCATTCAGAGGAATCTTATAAAACCAGGACCCAGCATAAAGGGACCATCTGGGGCTATGCAATTCCATTGTATTGGCTGTGGCCATGCTTCAGAAATGTTTGGGTTTGTTAAGGATGTGTTTTTATACTGTGCTAAGAACTGGGTTCTTGAGACATTGACAAAGGAGCTAGACTGCGTGCGAAAGATTTTCCGGGGCAGTGATGATTCGAAGGACAAGGAACTATATGTCAAAGCTGATGAGCTTTGCAGCCGGCTCCAAAACAAAATGATGTCTGCTTCAGATGCTTGCAGCATCATTATCCAATTTTTCAACT ACTCTGATGGTTTGTCAGACTTTCCTACCTCCGGTGCATGTTCCAAAGAGTTAACAACAACTCAAGTTGACCTTCGAAAAGATGAATCATCTGTGACACCAGGCGCTTCTCTTCCTCAGAAGCTCGTGTTTTACAGCACAAGCTCGGCAAGTGGGCATGATTTACTTCCGAACGAACACCGTCGGAAGGACCTCAAAGCTTCTCTCATGAATGACCTAAAGAGTGAAGATGAATACCGATTTGGAAGGTCATCAAACAATGATGGATTTGACAGCTTAGAAAGCATGGTAAGAATTAAGGAAGCAGAAGCAATATTGTTCCAAAGCAAGGCCGATGAAGCACGGAGAGAAGTGGAGAGTTACATGAGGATGATCCGGGCCAAGTCCGAAAAGTTGGAAGAGGAATATGCCGAGAAGCTATCCCGACTTTGCTTACAGGAGACAGAGGAAAGGCGAAGGAATAAAATGGAAGAACTTAAGGTTTTGGAACATTCACAGTGTGATTACTACAAAATGAAACTAAGAATGCAAGCAGAGATTGCCAGTTTGTTGGAGAGAATGGAAGCTACAAAGCAGCAATGGGtttaa
- the LOC107913523 gene encoding probable transmembrane ascorbate ferrireductase 3 gives MHSTHHHVAVSPYKSSASRLTIFAHVFGILAFALMLVWLLHYRGGIEYDSYNAVRVFNVHPFLMFCGFIFLSGEAMMVYKTVQATHMVQKVVHMILQLLAFVLAVVGLCAVFKYHDMTNIEDVYSLHSWIGIAAVSLFVLQWLAGLITFMFRQPELTRQSLLPWHICGGRTLLYMSVVAALTGLLEKATFIGLRSNREARLVNFLGLSILLFGIFVDLSVALARYV, from the exons ATGCATTCCACCCACCACCACGTAGCTGTCTCCCCATATAAAAGTTCAGCTTCTCGTCTAACAATATTTGCTCACGTCTTTGGGATTTTGGCTTTCGCCCTCATGCTCGTTTGGTTGCTGCATTATCGTGGAGGTATCGAATATGATTCTTACAATGCTGTTCGTGTTTTCAAT GTTCACCCGTTTCTTATGTTTTGCGGATTCATATTTCTGTCTGGTGAAG cAATGATGGTGTACAAGACAGTACAAGCGACGCACATGGTGCAGAAGGTAGTCCATATGATACTTCAGCTTCTGGCATTTGTGCTTGCAGTGGTGGGACTTTGTGCTGTTTTCAAGTACCACGATATGACCAACATTGAAGACGTTTACAGTTTGCATTCATGGATCGGTATCGCCGCCGTTTCTTTGTTTGTGTTGCAG TGGTTAGCAGGGTTGATTACATTTATGTTCCGTCAACCAGAGTTAACAAGACAAAGCCTGCTTCCATGGCACATATGCGGTGGCCGGACATTGCTATACATGTCGGTAGTGGCGGCTCTCACTGGGTTGTTGGAGAAAGCTACCTTCATTGGACTGCGCAGTAACCGTGAAGCTCGTTTGGTCAATTTCTTGGGACTGTCTATCCTCTTGTTCGGCATATTTGTTGATCTCAGCGTTGCTCTTGCCCGTTATGTTTGA